Proteins from one Cyprinus carpio isolate SPL01 chromosome B15, ASM1834038v1, whole genome shotgun sequence genomic window:
- the zgc:154093 gene encoding cdc42 effector protein 2, whose amino-acid sequence MPAKTPMYFKTSTPKRGKKQKIRDVLSGDMISPPLGDVRHSAHVGPEGKGDMFGDVGFLQGKLNMLPTLNQTPGSRSHSIDKRMDEIFDVNSKSHTYHRSHNSHYNSLLKTTISMPVFIAPVQPPPKPPRLHLDKQPSPVHKQQNHHHSPTQQRSMSVCEEGIGKCRDSCRDLTLSASIAVLPHLVPSTGSLSEASSDDSMSEGCGPLEPKRGLSLDSDAGLSNEDLRSEHCESPAISPSMSRSESLMGLDLDLGPSILEDVLRIMDRYKSVEERHEI is encoded by the coding sequence ATGCCAGCCAAGACACCCATGTACTTTAAGACATCCACACCAAAGCGAGGCAAGAAGCAGAAAATACGGGACGTTCTTTCAGGAGACATGATAAGCCCACCACTGGGTGATGTGCGTCACAGTGCCCATGTCGGGCCTGAGGGAAAAGGGGACATGTTTGGCGATGTGGGATTCTTGCAAGGCAAACTCAATATGCTTCCAACCCTCAATCAAACGCCCGGCTCTCGTTCTCACAGCATTGACAAAAGAATGGATGAGATCTTCGACGTGAACAGCAAGAGCCACACTTACCATCGCAGTCATAATTCGCATTACAATTCTCTCCTCAAAACCACCATCTCCATGCCGGTGTTCATCGCTCCTGTGCAACCTCCTCCTAAACCCCCACGTCTGCATTTAGACAAGCAGCCGTCCCCTGTTCATAAGCAGCAGAATCACCATCACAGTCCCACGCAGCAGCGCTCCATGTCTGTGTGTGAGGAAGGGATTGGGAAGTGCAGGGATTCCTGTCGTGACCTCACTCTGTCCGCCTCCATCGCAGTCCTGCCGCACCTGGTGCCTTCCACGGGCTCCTTATCCGAGGCTTCCTCGGATGACTCCATGTCGGAAGGCTGTGGTCCGCTGGAGCCAAAACGAGGCTTGAGTCTGGACTCTGATGCAGGGCTTAGTAATGAGGACCTGCGGAGCGAACACTGTGAATCTCCAGCTATCTCACCCAGCATGTCACGCTCGGAGTCTCTTATGGGCTTGGACCTGGACCTGGGACCATCCATTTTGGAGGATGTTCTTAGGATCATGGACCGTTATAAGAGTGTGGAAGAGAGACATGAGATATAA